Below is a window of Christensenella minuta DNA.
AAGGAGCTGCGTGTGATGGCGCAGGCCTGGCGGCCGTGGCGAAGCTATGCCACAATGAATCTATGGAACACATTACAGGAGGAAAGAGATGTATTATAAGACGGTCTATCAGTCGCCTGTAGGAACTCTTACGCTCGCCTGCGATGAAACCGGCGGCAGTCTTGTCGGTTTATGGATAGAGGGACAAAAATATTACGGGGGCGCTATCCGCGAAACGATGACAGAAAACAGCGGCCTGCCGGTATTCGGCAGCACCAAAAAATGGCTGGACCGGTATTTTGCGGGCGGCCGCCCCGATTGCCATGAATTGCCTCTGGCCCCGGTTGGCAGCGAATTCCGGCAGGAGGTTTGGGCCATTTTGCGTGAAATTCCTTATGGCAAAGTAACCACCTACGGCGATATCGCCAAAAAAGCAGCGGCAAATATGGGCCGGAAAAGCATGTCCGGGCAGGCGGTCGGCGGCGCGGTCGGTCACAATCCGATTTCCATTATAATCCCCTGCCACCGGGTGATTGGCGGGAACGGCAGCCTGACGGGCTATGCCGGGGGCATCCAAGCGAAAATCCAGCTGCTCGAACTGGAGGGGGTGGATCTCTCCCGGATGTCCGTACCAAAAACAGGCAGCGCCTTATAAACTGCCCGTAAGAAACAGCAAACCGGTTATGCCGGAGCCAAATCTTCCAACATAGAACCGCCCTCTTTTTAAAAATCCTCGACTGATGGTCGCTTCCGCCTGCTCTTCTGCGGATGCCATTGCCATCAGCTCGACGATCTGTTCCCTGCGATTTTGCCGGTCGCAGCTTCGCGGATCAATGCGGTATCCGCATGCTTTCCCGTCAGTTCCGGCACAGCGCTTACCGCCGTTTTCGCAAAAAAAAAGAACCCGCAACCAAAGAGCAAAATCTTCGGACGCAGGACCTGGTTACTGTTCCTGCCGTGGAAATTCCTTTGCGTATGTAAACACCATCACGTTCGCGCCCGCGTCCGCGAGCACCTTCATACACTCTCCGGCCGTCGCGCCCGTGGTGAATACATCGTCGATCAGCAGCACATTTTTTCCTTCCGGACGCGCATCTTTCGCACATATGAACGCACCGCGCACATTGCGCCGGCGCTGCTGCGCCCCGAGCTTATACTGCGGCTTTGTCTCGCGGCAGCGCACGAGCATTGCCTCGCACGGGATATCGAGCAGCATCCCCAAGTGATAGGCCAGCAGTTCCGACTGGTCGTAGCCGCGCGCCTTCCTCCGCTTCCCATGGATGGGCACAAACGTAACGGCATCCGCGTTCACTTCGTACCCGCCAAGGAATTCCGCCATGCGCTGTGCGATAAACAATGCGCAGTGCGGAGAATCGT
It encodes the following:
- a CDS encoding methylated-DNA--[protein]-cysteine S-methyltransferase; its protein translation is MYYKTVYQSPVGTLTLACDETGGSLVGLWIEGQKYYGGAIRETMTENSGLPVFGSTKKWLDRYFAGGRPDCHELPLAPVGSEFRQEVWAILREIPYGKVTTYGDIAKKAAANMGRKSMSGQAVGGAVGHNPISIIIPCHRVIGGNGSLTGYAGGIQAKIQLLELEGVDLSRMSVPKTGSAL
- a CDS encoding ComF family protein, giving the protein MGRWNDFVRQVVRMGEKCVYCGRELPEGEAVCEECARGEEELRNAEGFAGGILYAYRYGGAVRMLIHRLKYDDSPHCALFIAQRMAEFLGGYEVNADAVTFVPIHGKRRKARGYDQSELLAYHLGMLLDIPCEAMLVRCRETKPQYKLGAQQRRRNVRGAFICAKDARPEGKNVLLIDDVFTTGATAGECMKVLADAGANVMVFTYAKEFPRQEQ